The Sulfuricystis thermophila genome segment CGCTCGGCTACGACGTCGAGAACCGGCGGTTGGTGCCCAACGAGCGCGAGGCCAAGATCGTCCGCCACATCTTCCAGCGCTTCGTCGAGCTCGGGTCCTCGACCCTGCTCGTGAAGGAGCTGCGCCTCGACGGCGTGACCTCCAAGGCCTGGACTACCCAAGACGGGCGGGTGCGCGATGGCAAGCCCATCGACAAGAGCCTCGTCTACAAGATCCTCAACAACCGCGTCTACCTGGGCGAGATCCGCCATCGCGATCAGTGGTATCCGGGCGAACACCCGCCCGTCGTCGAGCGCAGGCTGTGGGATGCCGCCCAGGCGATCCTCGCGCAGAACTCGCGTGTGCGAGGCAACAACACCCGCGCCCGGGTGCCGTTCCTGCTCAAGGGGATCGTCGTGGGGATCGATGGCCGGGCGCTCACGCCCTGGTCCACGCGCAAGAAGAACGGACGTATCTACCGCTACTACCTGCCGACGCGGGAGAACAAGGAGCACGCCGGCGCCTCCGGGCTGCCGCGCCTGCCGGCCGGTGAACTGGAGGCCGCCGTGCTGGAGCAGATGCGCCGGGTGCTGCGCGCCCCGGCCATGGTCGCCGGGGTGGCCGAGCGCGCCGCCCGGCTCGACCCCTCCCTGGACGAGGCCCAGGTCACGGTGGCCATGACCCGGCTGGATGCGATTTGGGATCAGCTCTTCCCGGCCGAGCAGCAGCGCATCGTGCGGCTCCTCATCGACAAGGTGATCGTCTCGCCGGACGACATCGAGGTGCGGTTCCGGCCCAACGGCATCGAGGTGCTCGCCCTGGAGCTGCGCCCCGAGCCCGCCCCGGAAACCCTTGAGGAGGCCGTGGCATGAATGAAATCTTGATCGACAAGACCGGTCAGCCAGAGGTGATCACCGCGAGCGACGGCAGCCTTACCATCGCTGTGCCGATCCGGATCAAGCGCCGCGGCAGCCGCAAGGCCGTGGCCCTTCCGGACGGCAGCGCTGTCCAGCCCCGTCCCTGGGATGACACGCCGACGCCGATCCAGCTCGCGCTCGCCCGCGGCCACCGCTGGCTGGCGATGGTGGAGTCCGGCGAGGCGCGCACGCTATCCGAGGTGGCCGAGCGCGAGGGGATGGATCGGGCCTATGTGAGCCGGATGGTGAACCTCACTACCCTTGCGCCGGACATCGTGGCTGCGATCCTCGACGAAACGTTGCCGCCGGAGGTGACCCTGTTCGATCTGGCGTCGGGGACGCCACTGCTATGGGACGAGCAGCGGGCCATCATCAATCCCTGATTACCGTCGCACGTGCATCCTTCGGGTTGGATTACTTGTCGAGAGACCAGCCTGACGCCTTGATCAGCTGCAGAACCCGTCCAACTTCCGATGAGGCCGGAGTCGTGTCGATGGACGGAAAGAGTTCTTTCAGCATGTCGCCGAAGGTCAGTATCTCGATGGGGTTGCCGCCGAGATTCTCGCGGAACGTCGCGTTGTCCTGCCACGCCGCTCGGCTGCCCACGACTTTCGTGACGGCCGTGATGTAGGTGAACGAGGACGAACCCGTCAGTTCGGCGACCATCGTCCTGAACGCTGCGGCCCACTTCTCCCTGGTCAGTTCGCGAAACCCGCGCCAGGCCTCACGCCCCGAGACCACCTTGTTCTTGGCGATCGCATCGACCCAGTATTCGGGACGAAAGCCACCCTGCCAGCTCTTGCAGCTCACGACCATCACCCGACGCGCGCCGTCGAGTCGCGGATGGATGCCGATCACGTCGATGTCGCTATGCACGGCATCCTGGCGGGTGTCGTACTCCACATGATCGCCGGCAGGTCGAAACTTGATGTTGTGCCGGGTGAAGTACCCTTTGTGCTGCAGGTACTCGTCCACCATTTGTTCGAGGATGTCCTCTTTCATGCCTGTCCGCCCTCGCGATCGATCCGTTGGCTGGCAAATCCCTCGAACTCAGGCCGGAGGCGGCACTGCAGAAATGCCTCGAGGAGGTTGAGGACGTGGACACCGAGCGACGCATCGAGGATGAAGTTCACCCGATCGGTGTGCTCCCTGATCCAGCCGGGGACGTTCGTTTCGTTCAGGCCGGCGACGCCGATGCGCTCGCCGTGTTTGATCAAGGAGGCTGCCAGAGTGCTCTTCGCGCTGCCGGCGTTGTAGTGTTGAGCCGTGTAGCGAGCAGCGCTGTTGGGGCCGACCTTCCCGACCTTCAGCACATGAGGCCCAAACGAGAAGACGTACACCGCCATGGTGCCGGGCGGTAATGTCTTGGGCGGCACGTGCGGCGCAGGGCACCGCTCGATCGCGATGGCATCAAGCGCCAACGAGACGCCAGCCATGCCGGCGACACGGTGAAAATCCTCCAAGAGCAGATCGGGATTCCAGGTCATCGGCCCGATTCCTCGCCGCTCGACATCCACCCGTTTCCGGCAAGCCATGTTTGCGGAAATGCAGCACCTTGCTGGAGCGCGTCCAGCGGGAATGACAGGAAGGCACGCAGACCGGCAACGACCTCGGAAAGCTGAAGCTCGTCCAAGGCATTCTTCCTCAAGAATGCTTGCCACTGAGTCTGCTTCTGCCGATCCTGCGCGAATTCGTCGCTCAATCCGAAAGGGACGCCATCCGGCAGCGGTGTCCTGCGGCGCTCGAAGGTGGCGTGGATCGCCTTGCACAGGAGCGCGCCGTCGAAGTCGGTGTAGCGCGACAAGATCCAGAGATCGAAGTAATCCTTCATGCGGCTGTTGGCGATGCCGAGCGACACCAGTGCCTCCAGCTTCTCGGCGACAACCGTGTAGCGGGGGTAGGCGCGCAGCTTCGGGGCTGGCATGTCCGGCAGCATTACCGGGTAGTCGACGGCCTCGGGGCCGGGCGTCACGGCGTCGCCGAAACCCACGTCGACCTGCACGTGGCATCGGGCACCGTCCAACAGGCCGATCAGCGTGACCCGGACACCGGAGTAGTTGGCTTCCTTGCGGATCTCCTCCGCGTGTACCGAGTCAGGCTGGAAGCGTATGCCGTCGTCCAGTTCCACCGTACAGATGTCCCGAAACGCCGCCTCGACATGCGGGATCTCGGCCGAGCCGAAGCCCAGCAGATCGGCGTCGCGTGTCGGACGATGCGGGATGTCGAACCACAAGTCGAACAGCAGCGCACCTTTCAGCAGGAACTGGTCGGCGTGGGGGGAGATGCTGAGCCGGTAAAGCAGGCGCTCAAGCGCATAGCGGGTCAAGATCAGATTGAAGTCTTGTCGGGTCTCGCGGGCGCGGTTGAGCAGGCGGGCGCGCACCGAGGCGGCCATGTTGCGCTGGTTCATGACAGGCTTTCCATGTAGGGGCGCATCACATTGGCCACACGGCACAGCGCAGCAAAACGCCAAAGTTCATCCATGCTGACGCGCTTGGCACGCCAGGACTCCTGTAGCGCCTCCAGCGCGACATCGAGGCCGATCTTGTTGCGGAACTTGAAGCAGTCAGCCACGGTCCGGGCGACGTTGGTCACGCGCACCGGCACACCATCGATGAGGTGCTCCTCGACCCCCTCCGTCAGCGCGGCGCCAGAGAAGCGCACGATGCGCAGCGGGGGATAGTCCATCTTTGGCGCGCGTGCCTTGTTGGGAATTGCCAGCCAGACCTCGAACGGCGACTGTGTGGTGAGTTCATGTAGGCGCAGTGCCGACAGCAGGCAGACGATGGCTTGCGGGTGCTTGCGTGCCACCTCGGAGAGTGCGCCGTGTTCCGAGACGGCCCGGTCCGGAATTGCGTACAGGCCCCGTCCCACGCGCTGGAGCAGCCCTTGCCGCACCAGCCGCGTGAGGGCGATCGTGGGCAGCCCACGCTCATTGAGATCGCGTGGGCGAATAAGGCCGCGCTGGGCGGCAAGATCCAGAATGCTCTGGTGCGAACTGTCCATGTCGTCATAATGTTGCGAAACGTCGGTAGCTGTCAAGAACTACCGACAAAACACAACGGCCATGGTTTCCTTTGCCTGCCGATGCCGCAATCCAACCGTTTGATTCGTCAGCACGTAACCCATTGATCTGTATAGGTCCACGTTGCGGCCTCTGCGGACTTCGGCCCTTAGCCGGCGAGCGAGGCTGGAGAGAAGAATGGCCAGGAGAGAGCGAAATGGGGCCGAGATGGGCGAGACGACCGGAGGAAGGAAGTCCGCAGGAATCCGCAGGAGTCCCCGCGAACACGCGGGAGCGCGCAAGAAAAAAGGCCAACAGCGAACTGTTGACCTTTGTGTATTGGTGGCCAGGGGCAGAATCGAACTGCCGACACGCGGATTTTCAGTCCGCTGCTCTACCAACTGAGCTACCTGGCCTCTATGTCTTGCCGCAGCTTGCGGATTTTGGTTTCGGCCAACGTTCGCTTCGCTCACGTTACCCTACGCCGCAACCTTGCCGCTGCGAAATCAAAGCGCGGATTATAGGCAGGACACACCGTTCAGTCAAAAAAATTCTCGCCTCATTGTGTCAGAAGCATTGCAGCAAATGCGCCTCGCAGTAGGTCTTTTTCAACCAAGCAAGACCGATCCATGCCCAGAACAGGACGAAGAAGGCAACGAACGGCAGGTGCCGGTCGATGATCTGTGGCGGAGCGATGAAGCGGACGAGCTTGATCACCGGCGAGGTGATGAGCACGAAAAGCTTATAAACGCCGTTGTCATGGCGTTTTTTG includes the following:
- a CDS encoding recombinase family protein, which encodes MNEALKRRLRCAVYTRKSTDEGLDQEYNSIDAQRDAGHAYIASQRAEGWIPVADDYDDPAFSGGNMDRPALKRLLADIEAGRIDIVVVYKIDRLTRSLTDFSRMIDVFERHGVSFVSVTQQFNTTTSMGRLMLNILLSFAQFEREVTGERIRDKIAASKRKGMWMGGVPPLGYDVENRRLVPNEREAKIVRHIFQRFVELGSSTLLVKELRLDGVTSKAWTTQDGRVRDGKPIDKSLVYKILNNRVYLGEIRHRDQWYPGEHPPVVERRLWDAAQAILAQNSRVRGNNTRARVPFLLKGIVVGIDGRALTPWSTRKKNGRIYRYYLPTRENKEHAGASGLPRLPAGELEAAVLEQMRRVLRAPAMVAGVAERAARLDPSLDEAQVTVAMTRLDAIWDQLFPAEQQRIVRLLIDKVIVSPDDIEVRFRPNGIEVLALELRPEPAPETLEEAVA
- a CDS encoding NERD domain-containing protein, with the translated sequence MKEDILEQMVDEYLQHKGYFTRHNIKFRPAGDHVEYDTRQDAVHSDIDVIGIHPRLDGARRVMVVSCKSWQGGFRPEYWVDAIAKNKVVSGREAWRGFRELTREKWAAAFRTMVAELTGSSSFTYITAVTKVVGSRAAWQDNATFRENLGGNPIEILTFGDMLKELFPSIDTTPASSEVGRVLQLIKASGWSLDK
- a CDS encoding nucleotidyl transferase AbiEii/AbiGii toxin family protein, whose translation is MNQRNMAASVRARLLNRARETRQDFNLILTRYALERLLYRLSISPHADQFLLKGALLFDLWFDIPHRPTRDADLLGFGSAEIPHVEAAFRDICTVELDDGIRFQPDSVHAEEIRKEANYSGVRVTLIGLLDGARCHVQVDVGFGDAVTPGPEAVDYPVMLPDMPAPKLRAYPRYTVVAEKLEALVSLGIANSRMKDYFDLWILSRYTDFDGALLCKAIHATFERRRTPLPDGVPFGLSDEFAQDRQKQTQWQAFLRKNALDELQLSEVVAGLRAFLSFPLDALQQGAAFPQTWLAGNGWMSSGEESGR
- a CDS encoding type IV toxin-antitoxin system AbiEi family antitoxin domain-containing protein, yielding MDSSHQSILDLAAQRGLIRPRDLNERGLPTIALTRLVRQGLLQRVGRGLYAIPDRAVSEHGALSEVARKHPQAIVCLLSALRLHELTTQSPFEVWLAIPNKARAPKMDYPPLRIVRFSGAALTEGVEEHLIDGVPVRVTNVARTVADCFKFRNKIGLDVALEALQESWRAKRVSMDELWRFAALCRVANVMRPYMESLS